Proteins encoded in a region of the Methanoregula sp. genome:
- a CDS encoding 6-carboxytetrahydropterin synthase produces MKVGIYKEVQIDTSHRLLHYKGKCANLHGHRWKVEVWMEGEPDPATQILIDYSLIKEVINKYDHQIILNREDPMVSRIEEFHPVITTPGEPTSELMAVIIRDDLSAVCRDRGIKATVTKIRVWESPTACAELT; encoded by the coding sequence ATGAAAGTCGGGATCTATAAAGAGGTGCAGATCGATACCAGCCACCGTCTGCTCCATTACAAGGGGAAGTGCGCCAACCTCCACGGGCACCGGTGGAAAGTTGAGGTCTGGATGGAGGGGGAGCCGGACCCGGCAACGCAAATCCTGATCGATTACAGCCTGATCAAAGAGGTCATTAACAAGTACGATCACCAGATCATCCTGAACCGCGAAGACCCGATGGTATCCCGCATTGAGGAGTTCCACCCGGTTATCACCACACCTGGGGAACCGACCAGCGAACTGATGGCTGTCATTATTCGAGACGATCTCTCTGCCGTCTGCCGGGATCGGGGAATAAAGGCAACAGTAACTAAGATACGGGTCTGGGAATCCCCCACCGCCTGCGCCGAGCTCACCTGA
- a CDS encoding radical SAM protein — MKVTEIFRSLQGEGKNQGKSCLFIRLAGCNLNCHWCDTEYSRSGGKEMSLDAILEQVWRINPPYVCITGGEPLMQADSLEPLLASLHKRGALVDIETNGTYAFTRLQPYASICMDVKCPSSGEQSDLSLLDTIRPQDSVKFVIKDETDCRYAQQILESHRIAGEVFFSPVAGSDYATIAQFILANNLPVRFQLQLHKIIGVK; from the coding sequence ATGAAGGTCACGGAAATCTTCAGGAGCCTTCAGGGGGAGGGGAAAAACCAGGGGAAATCCTGCCTCTTTATCCGGCTTGCCGGCTGCAACCTGAACTGCCACTGGTGCGATACGGAATACTCCCGTTCCGGAGGAAAGGAGATGAGTCTCGACGCAATTCTGGAACAGGTCTGGCGCATTAATCCGCCGTATGTCTGTATCACCGGGGGTGAACCGCTCATGCAGGCGGATTCGCTCGAACCGCTGCTCGCATCCCTGCACAAGCGGGGCGCGCTGGTAGACATTGAAACGAACGGGACATATGCATTTACCCGGCTGCAGCCGTACGCCTCGATCTGCATGGACGTGAAGTGCCCGTCATCCGGAGAGCAGAGCGATCTCTCCCTGCTCGATACCATCCGCCCGCAGGACAGCGTGAAGTTTGTCATCAAGGATGAAACGGATTGCCGGTATGCACAGCAGATCCTGGAGTCGCACCGGATTGCAGGAGAAGTTTTCTTCTCTCCCGTTGCGGGCAGCGATTATGCAACGATTGCACAATTTATACTGGCCAACAACCTGCCCGTCAGGTTCCAGCTGCAGCTGCACAAGATCATTGGTGTGAAATGA
- the queC gene encoding 7-cyano-7-deazaguanine synthase QueC produces MKAVCLLSGGMDSSTLAYLAKSEGYDICALHLNYGQRTESKELACAQKIASLLDAKEFIAVNVGYFSQFGESSLTDKKIAVEEFDAARAHVPNTYVPFRNANLLSIATSFAEAKGADAIFIGVQSLDYSGYPDCRPQFIEAFQRVIDLGTKDTTTITLKTPFIRMTKTDILHMGMKLGVPYEYTWSCYRNEDRACGTCGSCHFRKEAFAAIGRQDPIPYEE; encoded by the coding sequence ATGAAAGCAGTATGTTTACTTTCCGGCGGCATGGACTCGTCCACGCTCGCATACCTGGCAAAGAGCGAAGGATATGATATCTGCGCCCTGCACCTGAACTACGGGCAGCGGACGGAATCCAAAGAACTTGCCTGCGCACAGAAGATAGCCTCCCTGCTCGATGCAAAAGAATTCATTGCGGTCAATGTCGGCTATTTTTCGCAGTTCGGGGAGAGCAGCCTCACCGATAAAAAAATTGCCGTCGAGGAATTTGATGCGGCACGGGCACATGTTCCCAATACGTATGTGCCGTTCCGGAATGCCAACCTGCTCTCCATTGCAACCAGTTTTGCCGAGGCGAAAGGCGCAGATGCGATCTTCATCGGGGTCCAGTCACTCGATTACAGCGGATACCCGGACTGCCGCCCACAGTTTATCGAGGCATTCCAGCGCGTGATCGATCTTGGTACAAAGGACACAACCACGATCACCCTAAAGACTCCCTTCATCCGTATGACTAAGACAGACATCCTGCACATGGGTATGAAACTCGGGGTCCCGTACGAGTATACGTGGTCCTGTTACCGGAATGAAGATAGGGCCTGCGGTACCTGCGGGTCCTGCCATTTCCGGAAGGAAGCATTTGCTGCAATCGGAAGACAAGACCCGATTCCCTACGAGGAATAA
- a CDS encoding NUDIX hydrolase has product MEIFRGRRLWIESRMIRLPNGIEREKVIVHPSNAVVILPLDGDRCKLVKQYRYAIDQYILEAPAGTMELGEDPLQTAHRELIEETGFAAQSMQEKGFIYTTPGYTDEKIFLFEARNLSPSQEYGKDEDEVIEVVDVAIRDLPTMIREGTIIDAKTICLIHRCFGC; this is encoded by the coding sequence ATGGAAATATTTCGCGGCAGGCGCCTCTGGATAGAGAGTCGTATGATCCGGCTCCCGAACGGGATTGAACGGGAAAAAGTGATCGTCCACCCGAGCAACGCCGTCGTGATTCTTCCCCTGGATGGCGACCGGTGCAAACTGGTAAAACAATACCGGTATGCCATAGACCAGTACATACTCGAAGCACCGGCAGGAACAATGGAACTGGGTGAAGATCCGTTACAGACTGCACACCGCGAACTGATCGAAGAGACGGGTTTTGCAGCGCAGTCGATGCAGGAGAAGGGGTTCATTTACACGACACCTGGATATACCGATGAGAAGATCTTCCTGTTCGAAGCCCGGAACCTCTCCCCCTCACAGGAGTACGGGAAAGATGAAGACGAAGTGATTGAGGTGGTGGATGTTGCCATTCGGGATCTGCCGACAATGATCCGTGAGGGCACGATCATTGATGCAAAGACGATCTGCCTGATCCACCGCTGTTTTGGGTGCTGA
- a CDS encoding alpha/beta hydrolase: MRSYLTMGIIIILLLVCAGCAGTPGTGTKPAYSVDNNGILSVTCAPVTTSENVLFSNETYTKTRIVLHTQSGDVVTYLAAPKNPKAVIVYVPGAGEKITGHEERMIRYAAAGYAFMFTDIRGNGAETPGIPFSPQMVELDFSRFQNGDWPQYYLTICDLVSAQKIVSDRFSVPVYVMGSSNGGRYAAVAAGVDPQFAGYVGISTSDWGLLDSVKHQGYTGDPVRFATSVEPSTYLTKIAPRPVWIFHTSGDPIIPFASGKQFFESALEPKTFIEFSGDHGINSDVDAQIIMHWAQIYGTRE; the protein is encoded by the coding sequence ATGCGTTCATACCTGACAATGGGAATTATCATTATCCTGCTCCTTGTGTGTGCCGGATGTGCAGGTACACCGGGCACAGGGACAAAACCTGCGTACTCAGTGGACAACAACGGCATTCTTTCCGTTACCTGCGCTCCAGTGACAACAAGTGAAAATGTGCTCTTCTCCAATGAAACCTATACCAAAACCCGGATTGTCCTGCACACGCAGAGCGGCGATGTGGTCACATATCTCGCTGCACCTAAAAACCCGAAGGCGGTAATCGTGTACGTTCCCGGAGCGGGTGAAAAGATCACCGGACATGAAGAGCGGATGATTCGGTATGCAGCAGCCGGTTATGCGTTCATGTTTACCGATATCCGGGGCAATGGTGCAGAAACCCCTGGCATCCCCTTCAGCCCGCAGATGGTCGAGCTGGATTTCAGCCGGTTTCAAAACGGGGACTGGCCACAATATTATCTTACGATATGCGATCTGGTAAGCGCGCAGAAGATTGTATCCGACCGGTTCTCAGTCCCGGTCTATGTAATGGGGTCAAGCAATGGGGGACGGTATGCAGCAGTCGCTGCCGGTGTTGATCCCCAATTCGCCGGGTACGTGGGAATCTCGACATCCGATTGGGGATTGCTGGACTCCGTGAAACACCAGGGCTACACAGGAGATCCCGTTCGGTTCGCCACATCAGTAGAGCCAAGCACCTATTTGACAAAAATCGCCCCGCGCCCGGTCTGGATCTTCCACACGTCAGGCGACCCGATCATCCCGTTTGCCAGCGGAAAACAGTTCTTTGAATCGGCACTGGAGCCCAAAACCTTCATCGAATTTTCCGGTGATCATGGCATCAACAGCGATGTCGATGCGCAGATCATTATGCACTGGGCGCAAATTTATGGCACACGAGAGTGA
- the prf1 gene encoding peptide chain release factor aRF-1, translated as MAEEREMDDARKRYEFKKALEKLELQQGDGTELITIYIPPDKQIYDVTNQLKDEFGQCANIKSKQTKTNVQSAISSILSRLKYYKRPPLHGLAIFCGTVKTYGDRTDLQCTIVEPPEPLNLYMYRCSSNFELEPLKQMLEEKSIYGLLVLDRREAYWGFLRGNRIEPVGGTTSTVPGKTRKGGQSAARFGRLREIAIAEFYTRIGERSSAIFLAEKDFFERFKGLLIGGPSPTKEEFEAGNFLHHEIQKRIIGIFDVAYTNEDGLSELVDAAKDALKGMTVVKEKALMDKFLKELVKDTSNAAYGEESIRKNLEIGAVDTLLLSANLRKSRLRIKCQNCDFTDEKTVHIDAGKTVGDIPLGSCPKCTAPLILDEEIDIIDELTKLAELSSAKVELISDDFEEGAILFTAFGGIAAILRYRTGC; from the coding sequence ATGGCAGAAGAACGGGAAATGGACGACGCGCGAAAGCGTTACGAGTTCAAAAAGGCGCTCGAAAAGCTCGAGTTACAGCAGGGAGACGGGACGGAACTTATCACGATTTATATCCCCCCTGACAAGCAGATCTACGATGTTACCAACCAGCTCAAGGATGAGTTTGGCCAGTGTGCCAACATCAAGAGCAAACAGACCAAAACCAATGTCCAGAGTGCTATCTCCTCCATCCTCTCCCGGCTCAAGTACTACAAGCGCCCACCCCTGCATGGCCTTGCGATCTTCTGTGGTACCGTCAAAACCTATGGGGATCGTACGGATCTCCAGTGCACGATCGTTGAGCCCCCTGAACCTCTTAACCTCTACATGTATCGCTGCAGCTCGAACTTCGAGCTCGAGCCGCTCAAGCAGATGCTCGAAGAGAAGTCCATCTACGGGCTCCTCGTCCTTGACCGTCGGGAAGCGTATTGGGGCTTTTTGCGCGGCAACCGGATCGAACCCGTTGGCGGTACAACCTCAACAGTCCCGGGAAAGACGCGCAAAGGCGGCCAGTCCGCTGCCCGGTTCGGGCGTCTCAGGGAGATTGCGATTGCCGAGTTCTATACCAGAATAGGGGAGCGGTCCAGTGCCATATTCCTTGCAGAGAAAGATTTCTTCGAGCGGTTCAAAGGTTTGCTGATCGGGGGCCCCAGCCCGACAAAAGAGGAGTTTGAAGCAGGCAACTTTCTCCACCACGAGATCCAGAAGCGGATCATCGGGATCTTTGATGTAGCATATACCAACGAAGACGGACTTTCCGAACTGGTGGATGCGGCAAAGGACGCGCTCAAGGGCATGACCGTAGTCAAGGAAAAAGCGCTCATGGACAAGTTCCTCAAAGAGCTTGTCAAGGATACCAGCAATGCTGCCTACGGGGAAGAGAGTATCCGGAAAAATCTTGAAATCGGGGCGGTCGACACCCTGCTCCTCTCGGCAAACCTCCGTAAATCCCGGCTCCGGATAAAATGCCAGAACTGCGATTTCACTGATGAGAAGACGGTTCACATCGATGCAGGAAAAACGGTCGGGGATATCCCGCTCGGTTCTTGTCCGAAATGCACTGCACCGCTCATTCTCGATGAGGAGATCGATATCATCGATGAACTGACCAAACTCGCTGAACTGAGCAGTGCCAAAGTCGAGCTCATCTCCGATGATTTTGAAGAGGGGGCGATCCTCTTCACCGCATTTGGCGGAATTGCGGCAATACTGCGCTACAGGACGGGATGCTGA
- the argS gene encoding arginine--tRNA ligase, giving the protein MLLEKRTILERVLRESTGMEDVLLAEGGEHADLATTIAFALAKQKKQAPVKIAQDLVAELAKHPDLAGTQVEAKGPYINFIFGKEYVSETVKAAIQPGYGSLEKKTTRVVLEHTSANPNGPLHVGHIRNSIIGDTLARAFRKAGYRLEVQYYVNDMGRQIAIVVWGFTHLDSTQQEGEKEDAHIARIYIAANREIEKDPAITQQVNELMQLVEKGDTPTVKKFRNEVSRCLDGFKVTMKNLNVAHDRFVWESDFIRNGYTEKIINRIRKLPQARQEETLALDLSEFGFENKYVIRRSDGTSVYAARDLAFHAWKGANFDRMIDVLGADHKLIGAQLQCTMKLLGEKVPEIVHFEFVSLPEGSMSTRAGKFVSADDLITEINKRAYDEVTARRPELDEPARRAIAQSVGLAAVRYDIVKVSPEKSTVFDWKEALDFERQSGPYIQYSHARACSILEKAGPFEECYDLETPAEIALAKQIAKLPMVIERVIAELRPHILAIYSRELADTFNSFYHFDPVLKSEGKVRDRRLTLVKAAQNTLKESLETLGIDAIRTM; this is encoded by the coding sequence ATGTTACTGGAGAAACGAACGATACTGGAGCGCGTGCTCAGGGAGAGTACCGGTATGGAAGATGTGCTGCTGGCCGAAGGCGGGGAGCATGCCGATCTTGCCACGACTATTGCATTCGCACTGGCAAAGCAGAAGAAACAGGCGCCGGTCAAGATCGCACAGGACCTTGTGGCCGAGCTGGCAAAACATCCTGATCTCGCGGGAACACAGGTTGAAGCAAAAGGCCCGTATATCAATTTTATTTTCGGAAAGGAATATGTCAGCGAGACGGTGAAAGCCGCAATCCAGCCCGGCTACGGTTCGCTTGAGAAAAAAACAACCCGCGTGGTTCTCGAACACACGAGCGCCAACCCCAATGGTCCTCTCCACGTGGGACACATCCGGAACTCGATCATTGGGGATACGCTTGCACGGGCGTTCCGTAAAGCCGGCTACCGACTCGAAGTCCAGTACTATGTCAATGACATGGGGCGGCAGATCGCCATCGTGGTCTGGGGATTCACCCATCTCGACAGCACCCAGCAGGAAGGCGAGAAAGAGGATGCCCATATTGCCCGCATCTACATAGCCGCGAACCGCGAGATCGAGAAAGATCCGGCAATCACCCAGCAGGTCAATGAACTGATGCAACTCGTGGAGAAAGGCGATACTCCCACGGTTAAGAAGTTCAGGAACGAAGTCTCACGCTGCCTAGACGGGTTCAAGGTCACGATGAAGAACCTCAATGTTGCGCACGACCGGTTTGTCTGGGAGAGCGATTTCATCCGGAATGGCTATACCGAGAAGATCATCAACCGGATCAGGAAACTTCCGCAGGCACGACAGGAAGAGACCCTTGCACTCGATCTCTCGGAGTTCGGCTTCGAGAACAAGTACGTGATCCGGCGCAGCGATGGCACATCCGTCTATGCAGCCCGCGACCTTGCGTTTCATGCATGGAAAGGGGCGAATTTCGACCGGATGATCGATGTGCTCGGGGCTGACCACAAGCTGATCGGCGCCCAGCTCCAGTGCACCATGAAACTGCTTGGGGAGAAGGTACCGGAGATCGTCCACTTCGAGTTCGTATCCCTGCCGGAAGGGTCGATGAGCACCCGGGCTGGAAAGTTCGTCTCGGCCGACGACCTGATCACCGAGATCAACAAGCGGGCATACGATGAAGTGACCGCACGGAGACCCGAACTCGATGAACCGGCCCGGAGGGCAATTGCACAATCGGTCGGCCTTGCAGCGGTCCGCTACGATATCGTGAAAGTCTCTCCAGAAAAGAGCACGGTCTTTGACTGGAAGGAGGCACTGGACTTCGAACGCCAGAGCGGACCGTACATCCAGTACTCCCATGCCCGTGCCTGTAGTATTTTAGAGAAGGCAGGCCCGTTTGAAGAGTGCTACGATCTTGAGACACCGGCGGAAATTGCCCTTGCCAAACAGATTGCAAAGCTGCCCATGGTCATTGAACGGGTGATCGCGGAGCTCCGTCCGCATATCCTTGCCATATACTCCCGCGAACTTGCCGACACCTTCAACTCGTTCTACCACTTCGACCCGGTACTGAAAAGCGAGGGAAAAGTCCGCGATCGCCGGCTCACGCTGGTGAAAGCGGCGCAGAACACGCTCAAAGAATCGTTAGAGACACTTGGGATCGATGCCATCCGCACCATGTGA
- the twy1 gene encoding 4-demethylwyosine synthase TYW1 encodes MPSAPCDALRRQGYQFFSKTSGAALKPCMWCKRALMGGDMCYKHQFYGIDSHRCVQMTPTLRCNQRCLFCWRSYEEEMPEEEECSPETILAGVHKFQKKALAGYNAVLDNTVTPEKWQEALDPKHVAISLSGEPTLYSQLPALIDLFNDTGYTTFLVSNGTNPDMLRRCHPYQMYVSLDAPDRETYIAVCRPQEDYWERVNESLSLLGTRRSAVRITLVKDLNDFAPEKYAAILQDSGASFVEVKGYMYLGYSRNRLARENMPEHERVRAFAEQIAAASDYRFKDENILSRVVCLERKT; translated from the coding sequence ATGCCATCCGCACCATGTGATGCCCTGCGAAGACAGGGATACCAGTTTTTTTCAAAGACTTCGGGTGCCGCTCTCAAGCCCTGCATGTGGTGCAAACGGGCGCTCATGGGCGGCGACATGTGCTACAAGCACCAGTTCTACGGGATTGACAGTCACCGCTGCGTCCAGATGACCCCCACCCTGCGCTGCAACCAGCGCTGCCTTTTCTGCTGGCGATCCTATGAAGAGGAGATGCCCGAGGAAGAGGAATGCTCTCCGGAAACGATTCTTGCCGGTGTGCACAAGTTCCAGAAAAAGGCTCTTGCGGGATACAATGCTGTTCTTGACAATACGGTCACTCCCGAAAAATGGCAGGAAGCGCTGGATCCCAAACATGTCGCGATCTCGCTCTCCGGGGAGCCAACACTCTACAGCCAGCTCCCTGCGCTGATTGATCTCTTTAACGATACGGGCTATACGACATTTCTCGTGAGTAACGGCACAAACCCGGATATGCTCCGTCGGTGCCACCCGTACCAGATGTATGTCTCACTCGATGCACCGGATCGGGAGACCTACATCGCGGTATGCCGCCCGCAGGAGGATTACTGGGAACGCGTGAACGAGAGTCTTTCCCTGCTGGGAACACGGCGGTCCGCGGTACGGATCACCCTTGTTAAGGATCTCAATGATTTCGCACCGGAAAAATATGCAGCGATCCTGCAGGATTCTGGCGCGTCATTTGTGGAAGTGAAGGGATATATGTATCTGGGATACAGTAGAAACCGGTTGGCTAGAGAGAATATGCCGGAGCATGAGCGTGTGCGGGCGTTTGCAGAGCAGATTGCCGCCGCGAGCGATTACCGGTTCAAAGATGAGAATATATTGAGCAGAGTGGTCTGCCTGGAGCGTAAAACATGA
- the sepS gene encoding O-phosphoserine--tRNA ligase has protein sequence MRFNPEEWKRKSHENFEEAWHEGPSVVTPPGHAATYPCLSFKRAQAHPIFATINRLRETYLSLGFDEAENPVIIEEQDIYRQFGPEAMAVLDRVFYLGGLPRPNVGIARKQLDEINEILMSHRSPLVHHDAVPVAQAHHHEHYQPMTKETEEHLRETLHAYKKSEIDGDELTFELSKVLGVDDALVVHILDAVFPEFRALVPESSRSTLRSHMTSGWFMTLGAIWEKTALPIRMFSVDRCFRREQAEGPTRLMTYHSASCIIAGEDVTIEDGKAVSEALLSAFGYTDFRFQPDEKRSKYYMPDSQTEVYAQHPVHGWVEVATFGMYSPSALAEYGIGVPVMNLGLGVERLAMIAYNSNDVRQLCFPQFFPRPITDREIARAVHVREEPVSPEGKQLAAAILRVATANGAAAGPCSFDAWEGTLGGVVMKVVVEEPESNAKLCGPACANEIFVHEGSILGVPDVEKWKQVRTEGVSTGISYLSAVAALAAARIEEAARCGKSTTVQVKMAKLPSDINLKIEEFAMRAVTDNNKKVDVRGPVFLSVRSTIKE, from the coding sequence ATGAGGTTCAATCCCGAAGAATGGAAACGAAAGTCGCATGAGAATTTTGAAGAAGCATGGCACGAAGGCCCGTCTGTTGTAACCCCGCCGGGACATGCGGCAACCTACCCGTGCCTCTCGTTCAAACGGGCTCAGGCACACCCGATCTTTGCCACGATAAACCGGCTCCGCGAGACCTACCTTTCGCTGGGATTTGATGAAGCCGAAAACCCGGTCATCATAGAGGAACAGGACATCTACCGGCAGTTCGGCCCTGAAGCAATGGCCGTGCTCGACCGGGTCTTCTATCTCGGGGGACTCCCGCGCCCGAACGTGGGGATCGCCCGGAAACAGCTCGATGAGATCAACGAGATCCTGATGAGCCACCGGAGCCCGCTCGTCCACCACGATGCGGTTCCGGTTGCACAAGCCCATCACCATGAACATTACCAGCCCATGACAAAGGAGACTGAGGAACACCTGAGGGAGACCCTTCATGCATACAAAAAATCGGAGATCGATGGCGATGAACTTACCTTCGAACTCTCGAAGGTGCTTGGCGTGGATGATGCACTGGTTGTGCACATCCTTGACGCGGTCTTTCCGGAGTTCAGGGCACTGGTCCCCGAATCCTCGCGTTCCACCCTCCGCAGTCACATGACGAGCGGCTGGTTCATGACGCTCGGCGCTATCTGGGAAAAAACAGCGCTCCCCATCCGTATGTTCTCGGTTGACCGGTGTTTCCGGCGCGAGCAGGCTGAAGGGCCGACCCGGCTGATGACCTATCACTCGGCATCATGTATCATTGCCGGCGAAGATGTCACCATAGAGGACGGTAAAGCGGTTAGCGAAGCGCTCCTCTCCGCATTCGGGTACACGGACTTCCGGTTCCAGCCGGATGAGAAACGATCCAAGTATTATATGCCGGATTCGCAGACCGAAGTCTACGCCCAGCACCCGGTCCATGGCTGGGTCGAAGTTGCAACGTTCGGAATGTACTCCCCCTCGGCACTTGCTGAGTATGGTATCGGGGTACCGGTGATGAACCTTGGGTTAGGTGTAGAGCGGCTTGCGATGATCGCGTACAATTCCAACGATGTCCGGCAACTCTGTTTCCCCCAGTTCTTCCCCCGGCCGATTACGGACAGGGAGATCGCCCGTGCAGTTCATGTGCGGGAAGAACCGGTGTCCCCGGAAGGAAAGCAGCTTGCAGCAGCGATCCTCCGTGTCGCCACCGCAAATGGCGCCGCTGCCGGGCCATGCTCGTTCGATGCATGGGAAGGGACTCTTGGCGGAGTGGTCATGAAAGTAGTTGTAGAAGAGCCAGAATCCAATGCAAAACTCTGCGGTCCTGCCTGCGCCAATGAAATATTCGTCCACGAGGGATCGATTCTCGGTGTACCAGATGTAGAGAAGTGGAAACAGGTGCGGACAGAGGGCGTGTCAACCGGCATCAGCTACCTGAGCGCAGTTGCAGCACTAGCGGCTGCCCGGATAGAAGAAGCTGCCCGGTGCGGGAAGTCCACCACGGTACAGGTAAAGATGGCGAAACTCCCCAGTGACATTAACCTGAAGATCGAGGAGTTTGCAATGCGTGCAGTGACAGACAATAACAAGAAAGTGGATGTGCGGGGGCCGGTATTCCTCTCTGTCCGCTCTACCATCAAAGAATAA